From a single Maylandia zebra isolate NMK-2024a linkage group LG3, Mzebra_GT3a, whole genome shotgun sequence genomic region:
- the LOC112432032 gene encoding interferon-induced very large GTPase 1-like, translated as MEDSVTTMEAISDQDLYFELYCEEVNEPRLPICSTCGDFQHIITGVPCCHVTTTLFNIRSEFVSQHLDTPAGETKNYIVASCSKGKNIQETNTHSLNPEENEDAVPCLAHTTPPNSDSFIPVEHHENSITLQWDKVSNNVSFVLQFNGTETDISVPDEDGPITHTVSSLTAGTQYTFTLYSVFENVRSSRVSITAVTAPPNADSFITVEYHENSITLQWDKVNNNISYILQFNDTETDISVPNEDGPITHTVSSLTAGTQYTFTLYSVFENIRSSGVSITAVTETHLECLLKDLGLQQYYTKKLSLSKILEIDKTTINDEPAKSNSDFPWYFLKKLMMVNVAARNMTCTSDCESDDETGNAEDLDSSNTDDMPNPLDIIAALFLCSDGFLQQEMALTMSTCQFSVPLLLPNCDTKQCTLMLWAMRDIVKKYRPQSLLESKGFIEDRIVLSELPMISFVRLGECSSSKSEILNKLLSNSQQYHDTFVHRNMECGDSPRKISNGLTEITWYLPCGNTNIDIFSQPVAVANLRGDIASFETQYSFLCQTSAAVFVFFDNLDSECSILTNQQHKAQIFLVGNSESKRCTLDALKKVETNLRLTKNNIIIRKKQRNDADFVKYLRQKVRNVIKEKKGKMTIEQMADIAHELGILVDEDSPECQTAKTNAEAITAEIQDILKYKEDHLPRQGEIWKELTCLEKEEFRLRKVGSGNIEDYKSQLQEDRKELRKRQNSYDMSTAMTCFINAISSPGTERFYFLKWMRMNLDNLSRIKLSELQEKYKEKCNNSENKEEIKEIDRQISNSSLGTEHFFREMGQIYETSLSLSQTDPARQQLQHLPKLCAELLLDGFPLELVDGDASNIPLRWVSDVLSQLSDLVSPNRKILVVTVLGVQSTGKSNLLNTMFGVQFAVSSGRCTRGAFMLLIKINEDMKKVLNCDFMLIIDTEGLKSPEPAQLDNSYEHDNELATLVVGLSDITIVNVAMENSTEMKDILQIVVHAFLRMKEVGKKPKCVFVHQNVSDVSAHEKNLRDRKLLLEQLNEMTQAAAKMEKKEENKSFTDVMEYSPDTGNWYIPGLWNGNPPMAPVSAGYSEAVYELKKHIIQLLGNCQSSANDIMEFKEWMTSLWTAVKHENFIFSFRNSLIADAYMRLCTEFNKWEWEFRKEMYTWVTNAERRISNFGKVAAKSESSDMKEFLTCLKSEASTVLSTWETKLLENLTHYFQQTDVHVYLDEGYKEEFLNSAKSLRKEMERSVFNQLTAAAEIREGMREIDKIKENYKKEIEKAVHVLIDKCRKKNVQMSDEELDKEFDKMWNETLEKLSFCEQKTFSVFTSVSHCLRLNLSHRGSHACELLSQKSLQDCGKEPFKYKPEGMMFFVFGSLKELADSIIDTCTQFVSETVKRKNNYTDTYIQEILHTIDEKLQNNQDVKTDTEFEVSLKQHICGFAAREFQKMHEDFIQANDPYRCLMKNKEKFHDDFIDAFHERDQCQKKAEEFTNQCLKPAVEDFISWFLGPDIIDEMLTCEQLSTRMSFQYSVLLDLLSNDDFQNYVSYIDSYEKYVKTWIHHQIMEHFSTVSVSDFEDRHLQSCIRSINDAINKAKRGETDDMKTFVEDICKELGDKLVISQDALGAFMMLNNADKKQFADWLIVDQQFHCRDTNHKYHPYKRYKAIYPDWRIPPDVSLEASDYWKYVIAKYNMDFAKQYKTEPADIPATWKNITKQQAGKTLKESFYGH; from the exons ATGGAAGACTCTGTAACAACTatggag GCAATCAGTGATCAAGATTTATATTTTGAGCTTTACTGTGAGGAAGTAAATGAACCTCGATTACCAATATGCTCTACCTGCGGAGACTTTCAACACATCATTACAGGag TTCCTTGTTGTCACGTGACCACAACATTGTTTAATATCAGAAGTGAGTTCGTTTCGCAACATTTGGACACTCCTGCTGGTGAAACGAAGAACTACATTGTTGCCAGCTGCAGCAAGGGAAAAAACATTCAAGAGACAAACACGCACAGCCTGAATCCAGAAGAAAATGAGGATGCTGTGCCCTGCCTTGCACACACAA CTCCTCCAAATTCTGACAGTTTCATACCAGTAGAACATCATGAGAACAGCATCACCCTGCAGTGGGATAAAGTCAgcaacaatgtcagctttgttctccagtttaatggtacagagacagacatcagTGTGCCAGATGAAGATGGACCAATAACTCacacagtctcatctctcactgctggaactcaatacacattcactctctactctgtgtttgagaacgtcagaagcagtagagtcagcattactgcagtcactg CTCCTCCAAATGCTGACAGTTTCATAACAGTAGAATATCATGAGaacagcatcactctgcagtgggataaagtcaacaacaacatcagctaTATTCTCCAGTTTAACGatacagagacagacatcagTGTTCCAAATGAAGATGGACCAATAACTCacacagtctcatctctcactgctggaactcaatacacattcactctctactctgtgtttgagaacatcagaagcagtggagtcagcattactgcagtcactg AGACACACCTGGAGTGCTTACTAAAAGATCTTGGTTTACAACAGTACTACACAAAGAAACTGTCACTGAGCAAAATACTTGAGATTGATAAGACGACCATCAATGATGAACCTGCCAAGAGTAACTCAGACTTTCCATGGTATTTTCTAAAGAAACTGATGATGGTTAATGTGGCAGCTAGGAATATGACATGTACATCAGATTGTGAGTCTGATGATGAAACAGGGAATGCAGAGGATTTGGACAGTTCAAACACAGATGACATGCCAAACCCACTCGACATAATCGCTGCTCTCTTTCTGTGTTCTGATGGTTTTCTGCAGCAGGAAATGGCACTAACAATGTCCACATGTCAGTTTTCTGTGCCTCTGCTGCTTCCGAATTGTGATACAAAACAGTGCACACTCATGCTGTGGGCCATGAGagacattgttaaaaagtacaGACCTCAGTCTCTGTTAGAATCCAAGGGCTTCATTGAAGACAGAATCGTTCTCTCTGAACTTCCAATGATCTCCTTTGTCAGACTGGGTGAGTGCTCCTCGTCCAAGTCAGAGATTCTCAATAAACTTCTGAGCAATTCTCAGCAGTACCATGACACCTTTGTTCATCGCAACATGGAGTGTGGCGACAGTCCAAGAAAAATCTCAAACGGACTGACTGAAATTACTTGGTATCTTCCTTGTGGAAACACAAACATTGATATTTTCAGTCAACCAGTGGCTGTAGCTAACCTTCGTGGGGACATTGCTTCATTTGAAACACAATACTCCTTTCTGTGTCAGACATCTGCAgcagtttttgtgttctttGACAATTTGGACTCTGAGTGCAGTATACTTACTAACCAACAGCACAAGGCACAGATCTTCTTGGTGGGTAACAGTGAGAGCAAACGCTGCACTTTGGATgctttaaagaaggtagaaacTAATTTGCGCTTAACTAAGAACAATATCATTAttaggaaaaaacaaagaaatgatgcAGACTTTGTAAAATATTTGAGGCAAAAAgttagaaatgtaattaaagaaaagaaagggaagATGACAATAGAGCAGATGGCAGACATTGCCCACGAACTGGGAATCCTGGTTGATGAAGACTCTCCAGAGTGCCAGACTGCAAAGACAAATGCAGAAGCCATCACTGCAGAAATTCAAGACATCCTTAAATACAAAGAAGATCACCTTCCTCGGCAAGGAGAAATATGGAAAGAACTGACCTGCTTAGAGAAGGAAGAATTTCGCCTTCGAAAAGTTGGCTCTGGAAATATAGAAGATTACAAAAGTCAACTTCAGGAAGACAGAAAAGAACTGCGGAAAAGGCAGAACTCTTATGACATGTCAACAGCTATGACATGTTTCATCAATGCAATATCAAGCCCAGGAACAGAGAGGTTTTATTTCCTGAAATGGATGCGAATGAACCTCGATAACCTGTCTCGCATAAAACTTTCTGAACTTcaggaaaaatataaagaaaaatgcaacaATTCTGAGAACAAAGAGGAGATCAAAGAAATTGACAGACAAATTTCTAACAGCTCACTGGGGACTGAACACTTCTTCCGTGAAATGGGTCAGATCTATGAAACCTCACTGTCCCTTTCACAAACAGATCCAGCACGTCAACAGCTGCAGCATCTGCCCAAACTGTGTGCAGAGTTGTTGCTTGATGGATTTCCTCTTGAGCTTGTAGATGGAGATGCATCCAACATCCCTCTCAGATGGGTGAGTGATGTTCTCTCTCAGCTCAGTGACTTGGTGTCTCCAAACAGAAAGATCCTGGTGGTCACAGTTCTTGGAGTTCAGAGCACAGGAAAGTCTAATCTCCTTAACACCATGTTTGGAGTGCAGTTTGCAGTCAGCAGTGGTCGATGTACTCGAGGTGCCTTTATGTTGCTCATCAAAATCAATGAAGACATGAAAAAAGTCCTAAACTGTGACTTCATGCTGATCATTGACACTGAGGGCTTAAAGTCACCAGAACCTGCACAACTAGACAACAGCTATGAGCACGACAATGAGCTTGCTACACTTGTTGTGGGGCTGAGTGATATCACCATTGTCAATGTTGCAATGGAGAATTCAACTGAAATGAAGGACATCCTACAAATAGTTGTGCATGCTTTTCTCAGGATGAAGGAGGTGGGCAAAAAGcctaaatgtgtgtttgttcacCAGAATGTGTCCGATGTTTCAGCCCATGAGAAGAACTTACGAGACAGGAAACTGCTCCTGGAACAGTTAAATGAGATGACCCAGGCAGCAGCcaaaatggaaaagaaagaggagaacAAGAGCTTCACTGATGTGATGGAGTACAGTCCAGACACTGGGAACTGGTACATTCCTGGACTCTGGAATGGAAACCCACCAATGGCACCAGTCAGTGCAGGCTACAGTGAGGCTGTATATGAGCTCAAGAAACACATCATCCAACTGCTGGGAAACTGTCAGTCATCTGCTAATGATATCATGGAGTTTAAAGAGTGGATGACAAGTCTGTGGACTGCAGTAAAGCACGAAAACTTCATCTTCAGCTTCAGAAACAGCCTCATAGCTGATGCATACATGAGACTCTGCACAGAATTCAACAAGTGGGAGTGGGAATTCAGAAAAGAAATGTACACCTGGGTAACAAATGCAGAAAGAAGAATTTCCAATTTTGGTAAAGTTGCCGCAAAATCTGAATCGTCTGACATGAAAGAATTTCTCACATGTTTGAAAAGTGAAGCCTCCACAGTGCTGTCCACATGGGAGACAAAGCTTCTAGAAAATCTGACACATTATTTTCAGCAAACAGATGTTCATGTTTATCTGGATGAGGGATACAAAGAGGAATTCTTAAACAGTGCAAAGAGCCTTCGAAAAGAAATGGAGAGATCTGTTTTTAATCagctcacagcagcagcagaaatcaGAGAGGGGATGAGAGAAATTGATAAAATCAAAGAGAACTATAAAAAAGAGATTGAAAAGGCAGTTCATGTGTTGATAGATAAatgcagaaagaaaaatgtcCAGATGAGTGATGAAGAGCTGGACAAAGAGTTTGATAAGATGTGGAATGAAACACTGGAGAAACTTTCTTTTTGTGAACAAAAGACCTTCAGTGTCTTCACCAGCGTATCTCACTGCCTGAGACTCAATCTCTCACACAGGGGGAGTCATGCATGTGAATTATTAAGTCAAAAGAGTCTGCAAGATTGTGGAAAAGAGCCTTTTAAATATAAACCTGAAGGAATGATGTTTTTTGTCTTTGGAAGTTTAAAAGAACTGGCTGACAGTATCATAGATACCTGCACTCAGTTTGTGAGTGaaacagtaaaaagaaaaaacaattacaCTGACACTTACATCCAGGAGATCCTACACACGATTGATGAGAAACTACAAAACAATCAAGATGTTAAGACAGACACTGAGTTTGAAGTTTCCCTGAAACAGCACATCTGTGGATTTGCAGCCAGAGAGTTTCAGAAGATGCACGAAGATTTCATCCAAGCAAATGATCCCTACAGATGTCTGatgaaaaacaaggaaaagtTTCATGATGATTTCATTGATGCGTTCCATGAAAGAGACCAGTGTCAGAAGAAGGCAGAAGAATTCACCAACCAGTGCTTGAAGCCTGCTGTTGAAGACTTTATCAGTTGGTTCCTGGGACCTGATATCATTGATGAAATGCTGACATGTGAGCAGCTCAGCACACGAATGTCCTTCCAGTATTCAGTTTTACTGGATTTACTTTCAAACGATGATTTTCAAAACTATGTGAGCTATATTGACTCATATGAGAAATATGTAAAGACATGGATTCACCATCAAATAATGGAGCATTTCTCAACTGTGTCAGTATCCGATTTTGAGGACCGACATCTGCAGTCATGTATCAGAAGCATAAATGATGCCATCAACAAGGCCAAAAGAGGAGAGACTGATGATATGAAGACATTTGTTGAAGATATTTGTAAAGAACTTGGTGACAAACTGGTCATTTCCCAGGATGCTCTTGGTGCTTTCATGATGCTGAACAATGCTGACAAGAAACAGTTTGCTGACTGGCTCATAGT TGACCAGCAGTTTCATTGCCGTGATACAAACCATAAATATCACCCTTATAAGAGATACAAGGCAATTTACCCAGACTGGCGTATCCCTCCAGATGTGAGCCTTGAAGCATCAGACTATTGGAAATATGTGATAGCAAAGTACAACATGGACTTTGCCAAACAGTATAAAACAGAACCTGCTGATATTCCTGCTACTTGGAAAAATATCACAAAACAGCAGGCAGGAAAAACTCTCAAAGAGTCTTTTTATGGCCACTGA